In a single window of the Gossypium hirsutum isolate 1008001.06 chromosome A13, Gossypium_hirsutum_v2.1, whole genome shotgun sequence genome:
- the LOC121212571 gene encoding sucrose synthase has protein sequence MAERALTRVHSLRERLDSTLTAHRNEILALLSRIEGKGKGILLHHQIILEFEAIPEENRKKLADGAFFEILKASQEAIVLPPWVALAVRPRPGVWEYIRVNVHALVVEELTVAEYLRFKEELVDGSSNANFVLELDFEPFNASFPRPTLSKSIGNGVEFLNRHLSAKLFHDKESMHPLLEFLKVHCHKGKNMMLNDRIQNLNSLQHVLRKAEEYLVALPAETPYAEFEHKFQEIGLERGWGDTAERVLEMIQLLLDLLEAPDPCTLEKFLGRIPMVFNVVILTPHGYFAQDNVLGYPDTGGQVVYILDQVRALENEMLNRIKQQGLNITPRILIITRLLPDAVGTTCGQRLEKVYGTEYSDILRIPFRTEKGIVRRWISRFEVWPYLETYTEDVAHEISKELQGKPDLIIGNYSDGNIVASLLAHKLGVTQCTIAHALEKTKYPDSDIYWKKLEDKYHFSCQFTADLFAMNHTDFIITSTFQEIAGSKDTVGQYESHTAFTLPGLYRVVHGIDVFDPKFNIVSPGADMSIYYPYTEEKKRLKHFHSEIEELLYSKVENEEHWCVLNDRNKPILFTMARLDRVKNLTGLVEWYGKNAKLRELVNLVVVGGDRRKESKDLEEKAEMKKMFELIEKYKLNGQFRWISSQMNRVRNGELYRYICDTKGAFVQPALYEAFGLTVVEAMTCGLPTFATCNGGPAEIIVHGKSGFNIDPYHGDQAAEILVDFFEKCKTDPSYWTKISEGGLKRIEEKYTWKIYSERLLTLTGVYGFWKHVSNLDRLESRRYLEMFYALKYRKLAESVPLAVEE, from the exons ATGGCTGAGCGTGCTCTCACTCGCGTCCACAGTCTCCGTGAGCGTTTGGATTCCACGCTTACCGCCCACAGGAACGAGATTTTGGCTTTGCTCTCAAG GATTGAAGGTAAAGGAAAAGGAATCCTTCTTCATCATCAAatcattcttgagtttgaagctATCCCTGAAGAGAACCGAAAGAAATTAGCTGATGGTGCATTTTTTGAAATACTGAAAGCCAGTCAG GAAGCCATCGTGTTGCCGCCGTGGGTGGCGCTGGCCGTCCGACCAAGACCTGGTGTTTGGGAGTACATTAGAGTTAATGTTCATGCTCTTGTTGTTGAAGAACTCACTGTTGCTGAGTATCTTCGTTTCAAGGAAGAGCTTGTTGATGGAAG TTCAAATGCAAACTTTGTTTTGGAACTGGATTTCGAGCCCTTCAACGCGTCGTTCCCTCGCCCGACTCTTTCGAAATCGATCGGTAACGGCGTCGAGTTCCTTAATCGCCACCTTTCGGCCAAACTGTTCCATGACAAGGAGAGCATGCACCCTTTGCTTGAATTCCTGAAAGTCCATTGTCATAAGGGCAAG AACATGATGTTGAATGATAGGATTCAAAACTTGAATTCTCTCCAACATGTTTTGAGGAAGGCAGAGGAGTATCTTGTTGCACTGCCGGCCGAGACTCCTTATGCCGAATTCGAACACAAGTTCCAGGAGATTGGTTTGGAGAGAGGGTGGGGTGATACGGCTGAGCGTGTGCTCGAGATGATCCAACTCCTTTTGGATCTTCTCGAGGCACCCGATCCTTGTACCCTTGAGAAGTTCCTCGGGAGAATTCCCATGGTGTTCAATGTTGTGATTCTTACGCCTCACGGTTACTTTGCTCAGGACAATGTTTTGGGGTATCCCGACACCGGTGGCCAG GTTGTTTACATCTTGGATCAAGTCCGTGCCTTGGAGAACGAAATGCTCAACCGTATCAAGCAACAAGGACTCAACATTACCCCTCGTATTCTCATT ATTACTCGACTTCTCCCTGATGCCGTGGGAACAACTTGCGGTCAACGGCTCGAGAAAGTATATGGGACTGAGTACTCGGATATTCTCCGAATACCCTTCAGAACAGAGAAAGGAATCGTACGTAGATGGATCTCAAGATTTGAAGTCTGGCCTTACTTGGAAACTTACACCGAG GATGTTGCTCATGAGATTTCAAAAGAGTTGCAAGGCAAGCCCGATTTAATCATCGGAAACTACAGTGATGGTAATATCGTTGCCTCCTTGCTGGCACATAAGTTGGGAGTTACACAG TGTACGATTGCTCACGCTTTGGAGAAGACAAAGTATCCAGATTCCGACATCTACTGGAAGAAGCTCGAGGATAAATATCATTTCTCCTGCCAATTTACAGCTGATCTTTTCGCTATGAACCATACGGATTTCATCATCACCAGTACCTTCCAAGAAATTGCTGGAAG CAAGGACACTGTTGGTCAATACGAGAGTCACACTGCTTTCACTCTTCCCGGTCTCTACCGTGTTGTTCACGGAATTGATGTGTTTGATCCTAAATTCAACATTGTGTCCCCTGGTGCCGACATGAGCATATACTACCCTTACACCGAGGAGAAGAAGAGGTTGAAGCATTTCCATTCCGAGATTGAAGAACTTCTTTACAGCAAAGTTGAAAATGAAGAACACTGGTGTGTGCTAAACGACCGCAACAAGCCAATTCTATTTACAATGGCAAGGCTGGATCGTGTTAAGAATTTAACTGGACTTGTTGAATGGTACGGGAAGAATGCTAAGTTGCGTGAATTGGTTAACCTTGTAGTTGTCGGTGGAGATCGGAGAAAAGAGTCCAAGGATTTGGAAGAGAAGGCTGAGATGAAGAAGATGTTCGAGCTCATTGAGAAGTACAAGCTGAACGGTCAGTTCAGATGGATATCATCCCAAATGAACAGAGTTAGGAACGGTGAACTTTACCGTTACATTTGCGACACAAAGGGTGCCTTTGTGCAACCCGCATTATATGAAGCCTTTGGGTTGACTGTCGTTGAGGCCATGACTTGTGGTTTGCCGACATTCGCAACTTGCAATGGTGGACCTGCCGAGATTATCGTTCATGGTAAATCCGGCTTCAACATTGATCCTTACCACGGCGACCAAGCTGCTGAGATCCTTGTCGACTTCTT